CCAACCAAGTCAGCGCCGACCCGGAGAGCCAGATGACCACGAACATCACGAAGATCTTCACCGGAAACTCGTGTCCCGAGCTCGTGGCGGCGATCTGCGAGCATCTCGACATCGAGGCCGGCCGCGCCGAGGTGGGCAACTTCGCCGACGGCGAGACCTCGGTCGACATCGGCGAGAACGTGCGCGGCATGGACGTGTTCGTGATCCAGTCGACCTGCGCGCCGGCCAACACGCACCTGATGGAGCTCCTGATCCTGCTGGACGCGCTTCGTCGCTCGTCCGCGCGCCGGGTCACCGCGGTGATTCCCTACTACGGCTACGCGCGCCAGGACCGCAAGGTGAAGCCGCGCACGCCGATCACCGCCAAGCTGGTGGCCGACCTGATCTCGACCGCGGGCGCCGAGCGCGTGCTGTGTCTGGACCTGCACGCCGGGCAGATCCAGGGCTTCTTCAACATCCCGGTCGACAACATCTACGCCATGCCCGTGCTGTTGCAGCAGATCCGGGCGCTGGTGCCTCCGCGCGAGGAGATCGTCGTGGTGTCGCCCGACGCCGGCGGCGTGGAGCGCGCGCGCGCGTTCGCCAAGCGGCTCGACGCCACGATCGCGATCGGCGACAAGCGGCGCGAGAAGAAGGAC
This window of the Myxococcota bacterium genome carries:
- a CDS encoding ribose-phosphate pyrophosphokinase: MTTNITKIFTGNSCPELVAAICEHLDIEAGRAEVGNFADGETSVDIGENVRGMDVFVIQSTCAPANTHLMELLILLDALRRSSARRVTAVIPYYGYARQDRKVKPRTPITAKLVADLISTAGAERVLCLDLHAGQIQGFFNIPVDNIYAMPVLLQQIRALVPPREEIVVVSPDAGGVERARAFAKRLDATIAIGDKRREKKDVAEVTRIVGDVADQTAVIVDDIVSTGGSLVQTAEALRAAGARRVLAAITHPVLAGSAVKRIEESCIERFITTDTIPLSPTVDHSDKFVVTSVAHLLGEAIRRIHNEESVSSLFV